The following nucleotide sequence is from Aquarana catesbeiana isolate 2022-GZ linkage group LG08, ASM4218655v1, whole genome shotgun sequence.
gtattaaggtaaaaaaaacttccactgtctgttcccctccccctcttccatcacttacctgactcctgcatcgatccagcattgtgcccggcttctctcccctctttctggtcTCACATGCTTTgtaatagcagcagaagccattgactCCTgttcctgtcaatcaaatccagtgaggagggagcaggggagggcagggctgagctgcactATGTTTGTCTATGGACATACACATCCCAgtttgggagcgcgcctgcacatTTGCCTCCAtagaaagcggcttgctatggggggagacacagaagaggaggagcccagagcaccagtgggggaccccagaagtcagaagtttgaggccactctgtgcaagggTATTGTATAGGTAAGTATGAGGAAGTTCACCACTCACAGGTAATTACCTCTCCTAGATTCAGCTGTCTCCACGATCAAGCAGGGTGCAGGCTCTGTTTGCAACAAGAGTGATAGGAAAAATGAATAGCTGGATAGCCACACTCCAAAAAATtcacctttattgtataaaaatggatatcaaaccatcacaaatgggtacagactaactgcacagctgctgacgcgtttcacaccaggcacggtgcttagtcataggtaagtatactgtatttttttaaaattaaaataacaaacatattacaatcactttaattatacaGGTAGTAAAGGATGCCTTCATTCTTGGGTGTGCACCTACTTCTCCATAACTTATTATCATATCTTGGTACTATTAGAACATTTTCGTAAACAATCAAAATCTTGAAGAGCATGATAAATTCATAGTGGATTAAAAGTtaaaggacacctgttgtaaaaaatattgtactctgataaatgtatgtggttaaagtTTATGTATAGAGCTGTTCTGCTGAAAACTCTAAAATTGCAAATTTCTTCTAACTTTCTGTCTTGTTAACAATGGTCATCAGTAAAACAGAGAGAGTAAAGCTCCCTAACAGGGCCACAGAAAGCAATAGGAACCTGTCAGGGTTTTTAATACTGCCCTACCCTAAAACCTGTATAAAACTGTTCTTACAATTATATGCCcatcaagctgtccagcaaagaTAATGGTAACAGGAGATAGAACAATAGTCAATGATATTGTATTAGCTAGTATACAGTGTCATCTTCTCTGGTGTCTAGTGATAAGGAGTGCCTATTCCCAAGCAAATCTAGCTGTACAGCGATCCTAGCTCCTTTATGTACAAAGCCTAGAATTTCAAAGTAAGACAACCTGTTAGAGCACTTCTCTACTTGTTATAATCAGCAGTGTAGGTGTTGACACACTAGCGATAATGAGAATGCAAGAAGCCTTTTATTTCTTTTAGAGATCTtttgacattgaaaaaaatttctGAGGATGGATTGTTTAATTTTCCCTTAAGAAAGGGCTGCATTCCTTACACAGTTTGTTCATTAAAAGTAAATGTCATCCCTGTCCCTAGAAAGTCGAAGTAATAATAGAATAAATAGTTCAGTCTCTTAATTTAAATGATACACTTTATTGAATAGAGTAGATCATCATTAAACTCTGTAGGTATCATTACTCACTATGTTTACCTGTATATGACAATGACTAACACATACAACATTTTACCGTGGTTTCAGTCTCCCCAGCAGTCCAGCTATTAATGTATGATGACACTGACATCGAACATTTTATTGACAGCTGTGCTGGCCTCAGATGGACATAGTGTTGTTCTAGAAGAGATACCAGATCGAAATGCTGTGGAGCTTGTGGTAAATGGAGAGACTGTATTTCAGTGCAACATCAAAGATCTTGATTTTGGTAAGAAAAACATGTAATATTTCTTAAAGTGTCTTTTATCTCTGTACATTTAATAATCTTTGAATTTCATTGTTGCTCTAGGGTAATATGCACAATTTTATGATAGTTACTTTGCTAAATAAGGCCCAATATGTGTATTTGTGATaatacagcctttctcaaccttggaACAATGGAAAAAATTATAATGGCCAGAAAAGAAACATCAACAGGGAAAATTGCAGTGCCCCTCAGATTGATGGCCAGTGGAAAAGTGCCCTTTTATATTTGTAGTCTGTATAATGGTCCAATACAttaatgggagaaggacccctcaTAATAATGGTTAGTGGAAGGAGGACACTCTTACATTGTTGACCAGTAGGAAAACTTCCCCCTTACACCCAGCTAAAAATATAACTGATATTAGTGGTTACTGGGAATTAGAAACTCTCCattgctcaatgaacccctagcaatctTTTTGGAGGAATCCTCATGTTCAGTGGAACTCTAGAATCCCTGTGCTAATACAAGCCATTACCCAGAGCCCACACAAAGCATTCTTCTTTGGTAACTCTGTTCATGAAGAGGAAGACACAAAGAAGCACTGCATGTGAAAATTTTGCCCCATTCATATTAAACAGACAGCTGCCTCACAGTAAAACCACAGCGATTACTGTGCGGCAGGTATCCATTCCAGCTGCAGTGAGCTGGTGGTAGGGGGCGATGtgcacaatttttttgtacaaactttatttgaggtgacacttcattcatgtcgcTGTACAGCAACATGCTGCTTTACAGTGACATGCGATCTTGTCTAGTGCACTGCGATAAAATGCATCCTGCCTGCATTTTATTAAGATATCACTGCAGTGCAGCTTCGGGCTGCATTTCATTGTGAATAGGAAATATACACTCattggtcactttattaggtacaccttgctagtaccgagttggacccccttttgccctctgaactgccctaattcttcattacatagattcaacaaggtgttggaaatattcctcagattgtggtccatattgacatgatagcatcacacagttgctgcagatatgtcggctgcacatccatgatgcgaatccactgttccaccacatcacaaagatgcactattggattgagatctggtgactgtggaggccattggagtacagtgaactcattgttatgttcaagaaaccagtggtgagatgattggagctttgtgacgtggtgcattatcctgctggaagtagccatcagaagatgggtacactgtggtcataaagggatagacatggtcagcaacaatactcaggtaggccatgtcacaccaccagcctgaactgttgatacaaggcaggatggatccatgctttcatattgtttaTGCCAAATGCTGAccataccatctgaatgtcacagttgAAATCAATACTTATTTGACCAGGCAGTGTTTATCTAATCCTCTATTGTCCAATATTAGTGAgcttgtgcaaattgtagcctcagtttcctgttcttagctgacaggagtggcactcagtgtggtcttctgctgctatagcccatctgcttcaagatttgatgtgttgtgcgttcagaaatggtattctgcataccttggttgtaacaagtggttatttgaattactgttgcctttctatcatctcaaaccagtctacccattctcctctgacatcaacaaggcattttcctccacacaactaacgttcactggatattttctctttttcggaccattctctgtaaaccctagagatggttgtgcgtgaaaatcccagaagatcagcagtttttgaaatactcaggccagcccatctggcaccaacaaccatgccacgttcaaagtcacttaaatcccctttcttgccCATTCTGCTcggtttgaaattcagcaagtcTACTTCACCACGTTCTAGAAGCGgatggagttgctgccatgtgattggctgattagcaatttgtgttaccaagcaattgaacaggtgtacttaataaagtggccagtgagtgtagcaaacaattgttttctgtttgTCCTTGAGGTGACCTGCATTTTCCAGGGTGAAATAACACTGGTCACCGCACTAGTGTGAATTGGCGCTTGCTGTGGAGTGAATGGAGCAATGTGTACCACTATCTGCTCTTTACAGTACACTGCGGTGTTTACACAACACTGAGCCAGAATTTTGAAGTGAAACTAAAttctcgtttttttttgtttttttttagttaagtataacatgtttgttatttttacctgctcttcagtggttttgcacagagtagcacagatcctcctctactctggtccctcttcggtgctcctggcccctccctcctgttgagtgcccccacagcaagcagctttctataggggcacccaagccacagctccctgtgtccattcagacacagagccacagcctggcccgtcccctttctctccttattggctgactgactttaacagcagtgggagccaatggctgctgtttCAGCCTTTGAGGAGGGGAGttctgggcagccgagacactcctacaacatcgctggatagggagggggctcaggtaagtattagaggggctgaggggggctgctgcacacagaaggtttttttatcttaaccacatgccgaccagcgcatgaatatatacgtcggcacaatggcatggctcggcaaatgggagtacaggtacgtccactttaaatcgcggcattgtgggcacacgtGCGCCACGTACTCTGTGTCCGTGCCCGTGGagcagcagaatggggagatgcctatgtaaacaaggcatttccctgttatgcctagcaacatgacagagatctactgctccctgtcatcgggagcagtgatctctgtcatgttctagtgaggcaatcccccctacagttaaaattaCTTCCTAgtacacacttaatcccttgatcgccccctagtgttaaaccccttgcctgccagtgtcatttacacaataatcagtacatttttatagcactgatcgctatataaatgacaatggtcccaaaatagtgtcaaaagtgtccgatgtgtccaccataatgtcacagtcacgataaaaatcgcagatcgccgccattactaataaaaaaaaattaataataaaaatgccataaatctttcccctattttgcagacgctataacttttgcacaaaccaatcaaaatacacttattgcaattttttttaccaaaaatatgtagaggaatacatatcggcctaaactgagaaagaattttttttatatatgtattttttggggatatttattatagtaaaaagtaaaaaatattgctttttttttcaaaattgtcgctctttgtttataacgcaaaaaataaaaacggcagaggtgatcaaataccaccaaaagaaagctctatttgtgggaaaaaaggacgtcaatattgtttgggtgcaacgtcgctcgaccgtgcaattgtcagttaaagcgacgcagtgccgtatcgcaaaaaatgctctggtcaggaagggggtaaatccttccggggctgaagtggttaatgcatagagtgcattatgataaaaaaaagccttctgcttttacaaccactttaagtgccattcataaaatgcagggcACATTGTGGAGTAGTACCATCAGAGTGTTCTCTGCATCATAATGCAGAGAACATTCCATGAAAGAAATCCCATGGCTTTAACAGGAACATTTCCATAACTTTTTTTCCCCAATCAATAGTGCTTCAATTGTTTTAAAAagctgtgctttataaatgtgcttttttattttttgccttttctAAGATCATACTCCTGCTTTTAAATGGACCTCTTAGTAGCCCCACCACCAAGTTTAGgtactgctgtcaaaatacaatgtcctAGGGAGGTGATACTTCCATCCACCTAATTTGCTGGATGGATGAACCTGTTAGCTTTTTTTCATTTAGTCAAGGGGTTGAATTAAATAAAAACAACtgaccgtgtatggccagctttggatcACATAATGGAgttctggagatttttttttattcatggcaAAACCAAGGTATTTTTTGTAATTTATGTACAGCTTACATTAAATTTACACAAAACAAATAGAAATAATCAGTGACTAGTTTCTCTGTGCTACAATTTGTCTTTTGCAGGAGGTGATGGACTACTAGACCCACTTTGTGAAGATGCAAGACAAGCAGTGATGAGGGCTTACTAACAAATCTATTGTATCCACCTGCAAACTTATATTCTCAATCTAGCCCTATAACTAATTTATGTACAGAAACCAATGTGCTGAATTTAACCTTACAGTTGGAAATAAAAGTAAGCTTTTAATGACACTTTTCTAGTGCAGTGATACTTTTTGAAAGGTATGCCAAAGAACCCTTTACCATACATATAACATCAAAATTTGTCCCATCAGCGAATCACCCAAATTGGGCTCAAAA
It contains:
- the LG08H10orf53 gene encoding UPF0728 protein C10orf53 homolog codes for the protein MPEKALITVRYGPIINCSGVLQHTQSRLEGLRAVLASDGHSVVLEEIPDRNAVELVVNGETVFQCNIKDLDFGGDGLLDPLCEDARQAVMRAY